In Bacteroidales bacterium, a single genomic region encodes these proteins:
- a CDS encoding anhydro-N-acetylmuramic acid kinase — protein sequence MIQKKIYRVIGLMSGTSLDGIDIAYCTFYLHRNKWNYEIIKAITHKYPIAWETRLLNAPRLSAQELSLLNKDYGLYTGNIIAKFIIENNITPDFIASHGHTVFHQPEKSLTVQIGSGAAISAATGLPVVCDFRTIDVSLGGQGAPLVPIGDALLFKDYDICLNIGGFSNVSYIYNNKRISFDICPTNIVLNHFAKLTGKEYDRNGRMAQKGKLNTFLLKDLNNLDFYKMKPPKSLGREWVETKFLKLVSKYKIPVEDILCTLCEHITTQISNVLNKARGKNVLVTGGGAYNTYLITLLQKQSIPFICLPTDEVINYKEALVFAFLGVLRWRMENNCLKSVTGASHDNCGGAIYYSSRLNGGQ from the coding sequence ATGATTCAAAAAAAAATATACCGTGTAATTGGTCTGATGTCGGGGACATCATTAGACGGTATTGACATAGCGTATTGCACTTTTTATTTACATAGAAATAAATGGAATTATGAAATTATAAAGGCAATAACTCATAAATACCCTATTGCATGGGAAACACGTTTATTAAATGCTCCGAGGCTTTCTGCACAGGAATTGTCATTGCTGAATAAGGATTATGGGCTTTACACAGGTAACATTATTGCAAAATTTATCATCGAAAATAATATTACGCCCGATTTTATTGCTTCCCATGGACATACTGTTTTTCATCAGCCGGAGAAAAGTTTGACGGTTCAGATAGGTAGCGGGGCGGCAATCTCTGCCGCAACAGGCTTGCCTGTCGTTTGCGATTTCAGGACAATTGATGTGTCTTTGGGCGGCCAGGGAGCTCCCTTGGTGCCAATTGGCGATGCCTTGTTATTTAAGGATTATGATATTTGCCTGAATATCGGTGGCTTTTCTAATGTTTCATACATATATAATAATAAAAGAATCTCTTTTGACATTTGCCCGACAAATATTGTTTTGAATCATTTTGCCAAATTAACAGGAAAAGAATATGACCGTAATGGCCGTATGGCGCAAAAAGGGAAGCTCAATACTTTTTTATTAAAGGATCTCAATAATCTGGATTTCTATAAAATGAAACCACCGAAGTCGCTGGGAAGAGAATGGGTGGAAACTAAATTTCTTAAATTAGTGTCAAAATATAAAATTCCTGTTGAGGATATCTTATGTACTCTTTGTGAACATATTACAACACAAATTTCAAATGTTTTAAATAAAGCAAGAGGAAAAAATGTTTTGGTTACAGGCGGTGGAGCATACAATACATACCTTATTACCCTGTTACAAAAGCAGTCTATCCCCTTCATTTGTCTGCCTACGGACGAAGTAATTAATTATAAAGAAGCTCTTGTTTTTGCATTTCTTGGGGTGCTGAGATGGCGCATGGAGAATAATTGCCTGAAAAGTGTTACAGGCGCTTCGCATGATAATTGCGGCGGAGCAATTTATTATTCAAGTAGGCTTAATGGTGGCCAATAA
- a CDS encoding UDP-N-acetylmuramoyl-tripeptide--D-alanyl-D-alanine ligase yields the protein MEIAELYKIYLKHPLIVTDTRKLLPDSLFFALKGEKFNGNKFAKQAMENNVAYAIIDEAEYKTDDRTILVDNTLECLQQLAAYHRSQLSVPVIGITGSNGKTTTKELIYEVLSHKFKTYATKGNMNNHIGVPLSILEIKPEHEIAIIEMGANHPGEIQNLCSISQPDYGIITNVGKAHLEGFGSFENVIKAKTELYRDVEQRNGMVFINNNNNTLKLNAQNLKQFTYGTNSSADIYVTFLQANPYVKLYWENKKIIIQSQLIGKYNFENILSAIAIGEYFNVDSELIKKAIEEYYPKNARSEFIHKESNTIILDAYNANPTSMMAALENFNLMQSVHKVVMLGDMLELGKYEESEHEKILEFLVANDYKKVFLVGSIFSSVNMFSRFLTFKNSIALREYLKKNPVTGALILVKGSRGTQMEHVLEAL from the coding sequence ATGGAAATAGCTGAATTATACAAAATTTACCTGAAACATCCTCTGATTGTTACAGACACCAGAAAACTCTTGCCGGACTCTTTGTTTTTTGCATTAAAAGGCGAGAAATTTAATGGTAATAAGTTCGCAAAACAGGCGATGGAAAATAATGTGGCCTATGCTATTATTGATGAAGCAGAATATAAAACCGATGACAGAACCATCCTTGTTGATAATACATTGGAATGTCTTCAGCAGCTTGCAGCGTATCACCGTTCTCAGCTTTCTGTACCCGTAATAGGTATAACGGGGAGCAACGGAAAAACAACAACTAAAGAACTTATTTATGAGGTGCTGTCACATAAGTTTAAAACCTATGCTACCAAAGGAAATATGAATAACCATATCGGGGTACCTCTTTCAATACTTGAAATAAAACCGGAACATGAAATAGCCATTATTGAAATGGGGGCCAATCATCCGGGTGAAATACAGAATTTGTGTAGTATTTCACAACCCGACTATGGTATTATTACCAATGTTGGGAAAGCCCATCTTGAAGGCTTCGGTTCTTTTGAAAACGTCATAAAGGCAAAAACAGAGCTGTACAGGGATGTTGAGCAACGCAACGGGATGGTATTCATAAATAATAATAATAATACTCTTAAGCTGAATGCCCAGAATCTGAAGCAATTTACTTACGGAACAAATTCAAGTGCAGATATATATGTTACTTTTTTGCAGGCCAATCCTTACGTGAAGCTTTACTGGGAAAACAAAAAAATTATTATTCAATCACAGCTGATTGGGAAATATAATTTTGAAAATATACTCAGCGCTATTGCCATAGGCGAATATTTTAATGTGGATAGCGAACTCATTAAAAAAGCAATTGAGGAGTATTATCCGAAGAATGCCCGTTCAGAGTTTATCCACAAGGAAAGCAACACTATTATTTTGGATGCATACAATGCAAATCCGACCAGCATGATGGCGGCATTAGAAAATTTTAACCTGATGCAATCGGTTCATAAAGTGGTAATGCTTGGTGACATGCTTGAACTCGGCAAATATGAAGAAAGTGAACATGAAAAAATACTGGAGTTTCTGGTGGCTAATGATTATAAAAAGGTTTTTCTTGTAGGCTCCATTTTTTCATCTGTGAATATGTTCAGTAGGTTCCTAACTTTTAAAAACTCAATAGCATTGAGGGAATATTTGAAAAAAAATCCTGTGACAGGAGCGCTTATACTTGTTAAAGGTTCCAGAGGAACGCAGATGGAACATGTACTTGAAGCTTTATAA
- a CDS encoding SUMF1/EgtB/PvdO family nonheme iron enzyme: protein MRFKKIISLLTVAASVVLLMNSCKKNLSNTTAWEYNNPKNGGFEVVPYEEQETGPGLVLIEGGTFVMGRTEQDVLYDWDNIPRRITVSSFYMDQTEIRNIDYLEFLYWTKRVFGIDYPEVLQKRLPDTLVWRERLAYNEPLVDYYLRHPSYRDYPVVGVSWVQAADYCNWRTDRVNEYILMREGILKMDPNQQNEENFNTDAYLAGQYEGMVKNDLYDMDPNGSGTRKVRMEDGILLPKYRLPTEAEWEFAALGLIGNTIYERVIERRIYPWNGHISRNDRTNNLGDFVANFKRGRGDNMGVAGNLNDAADITAPVYAYWPNDYGLYCMAGNVSEWVMDVYRPLSFEDFSDFRSFRGNVYQTQVKDADGVLEDKDSLGRIIMRDVTVEESKDRRNYRQADNRNFIDGDVTSSLVTTDDWSNMEDTEGTVMYDYGFNSMINDKARVYKGGSWRDRQYWLSPGNRKYLDENLSTDFIGFRCAMTRVGSPVGNY from the coding sequence ATGCGTTTCAAGAAAATCATCAGTTTACTAACAGTTGCAGCTTCGGTTGTATTGTTAATGAATTCGTGCAAAAAAAACTTGTCGAATACCACTGCATGGGAATATAATAACCCGAAAAACGGCGGATTTGAAGTAGTACCTTATGAAGAACAGGAAACAGGACCTGGTTTGGTACTTATTGAAGGTGGTACTTTTGTCATGGGCCGCACAGAGCAGGATGTATTGTACGACTGGGATAATATTCCCAGAAGGATAACGGTATCATCTTTTTATATGGACCAGACTGAAATCAGAAACATTGATTATTTGGAATTTTTGTATTGGACAAAAAGGGTCTTTGGTATAGATTATCCTGAAGTTTTGCAAAAACGCCTGCCTGACACTTTGGTGTGGCGTGAAAGACTGGCATATAATGAGCCTTTGGTTGATTACTACCTTCGCCACCCATCTTATCGTGATTACCCGGTAGTTGGTGTAAGCTGGGTACAGGCTGCTGATTATTGTAATTGGAGAACCGACCGTGTAAACGAATATATTTTGATGCGTGAAGGTATTTTAAAAATGGATCCCAACCAGCAGAACGAAGAAAACTTTAATACGGATGCTTATCTGGCCGGACAATATGAAGGCATGGTGAAAAATGACCTGTATGATATGGATCCCAACGGTTCAGGAACACGTAAAGTGCGTATGGAAGACGGTATTCTTTTACCTAAATACCGTCTGCCTACGGAAGCCGAATGGGAATTTGCTGCTTTGGGACTTATTGGAAATACTATTTATGAACGTGTTATTGAACGCAGAATTTATCCATGGAACGGCCATATTTCACGTAATGATAGAACCAACAATCTTGGTGATTTTGTTGCTAACTTTAAACGCGGCCGCGGCGATAACATGGGTGTTGCCGGGAACCTGAATGATGCCGCCGATATTACAGCTCCCGTTTATGCTTACTGGCCTAATGATTATGGTTTATATTGTATGGCAGGTAATGTTTCGGAATGGGTGATGGATGTATACAGACCTTTATCTTTTGAAGATTTTTCTGACTTCAGGTCATTCAGGGGAAATGTTTACCAGACACAGGTTAAAGATGCTGATGGAGTTCTGGAGGATAAAGATAGCCTTGGAAGAATTATTATGCGCGATGTTACTGTTGAAGAAAGCAAAGATAGAAGGAACTACCGTCAGGCTGATAATAGAAATTTCATTGATGGGGATGTTACTTCAAGTTTAGTAACTACTGACGACTGGAGCAATATGGAAGATACCGAAGGCACGGTTATGTATGATTATGGATTTAATTCCATGATTAACGATAAAGCTCGTGTGTATAAAGGTGGTTCCTGGAGAGACAGGCAATATTGGCTAAGCCCGGGAAACAGAAAATATCTTGATGAAAACCTTTCCACAGATTTTATAGGTTTCAGATGTGCTATGACACGTGTGGGTAGTCCTGTTGGTAACTATTAG
- a CDS encoding type IX secretion system membrane protein PorP/SprF, whose product MKKLYTIVLLAFIAFGSVSYAQDPHFSQYYANPLYLNPAFAGATLCPRVILNFRDQWPSISGTYVTYNASYDQHIEKISGGIGVLLNTDRAGQGILNTTTVSFMYSFRLEVNREFSMKMALQATYFQKKLDWQKLTFPDMIDKRHGFVFNTNELPPARLTKANADFAAGILGYGEKYFVGFAVHHLTKPDEGFISKSRMPMKFTLHAGGIIDLVKKVRRRSNEHTATLSPNILFMQQQNFQQINYGLYFNRYPFVGGIWFRQNFKNSDAIIFMAGLQVSMFKIGYSYDLTISKLTNATGGAHEVSFALQFNCKPPSKRVRAINCPSF is encoded by the coding sequence ATGAAAAAACTTTACACAATAGTTTTATTAGCGTTTATTGCTTTTGGAAGTGTTAGTTATGCACAGGATCCTCACTTTTCTCAATATTATGCTAACCCTTTGTATTTAAACCCGGCTTTTGCAGGTGCTACACTTTGTCCGCGAGTCATACTGAATTTCCGTGACCAGTGGCCGTCTATTTCGGGTACTTATGTTACTTATAATGCTTCTTACGACCAACATATCGAAAAAATTTCCGGTGGTATAGGCGTGCTCCTAAATACCGACAGGGCAGGACAGGGAATACTGAACACAACAACAGTTTCTTTTATGTATTCGTTCCGCCTCGAAGTTAACCGTGAGTTTTCAATGAAAATGGCTTTACAGGCTACATATTTCCAGAAAAAACTCGACTGGCAAAAGCTGACATTTCCTGATATGATAGATAAAAGGCATGGTTTCGTATTTAATACCAATGAATTGCCTCCGGCACGCCTTACAAAAGCCAATGCTGACTTCGCTGCGGGAATTCTGGGATACGGAGAAAAGTATTTTGTAGGTTTTGCAGTACATCACCTTACAAAACCTGACGAAGGATTTATCAGCAAAAGTCGTATGCCTATGAAATTTACGCTGCACGCCGGTGGTATCATTGACCTGGTAAAAAAAGTGCGCCGCAGAAGTAATGAACATACGGCCACACTCTCGCCCAACATACTTTTCATGCAGCAACAGAATTTTCAGCAAATTAATTATGGATTGTATTTTAACCGCTATCCTTTTGTAGGCGGTATATGGTTCAGGCAGAACTTCAAAAACTCAGATGCCATTATTTTTATGGCGGGTTTACAAGTTAGTATGTTTAAAATTGGTTATAGTTATGACCTGACAATTTCAAAACTTACAAATGCTACTGGCGGTGCTCATGAAGTTTCTTTTGCTTTGCAATTTAATTGTAAACCTCCGTCAAAGAGAGTCAGAGCAATAAATTGTCCTTCATTTTAG
- the porU gene encoding type IX secretion system sortase PorU, with translation MKLTFIMLKRHLIFYSLLLIALFNVYPQQRQSPDKNTVVLKWNAPFSMQLAENLSRQYLNFEGAIYPDSTDMPYFFGIYETNTNNLLPVAEISDEKFAEVPESDKNIIKNFENYLTENIKIHSEISYRNKKQYVTLSFLPFRKNPVTGKTERLLSFRYHINYKMPKTSELPLKARPYASNSVLSSGNWYMFKVYKTGLHIITFSDLEELGLNPYNLDPRNIRIYGNGGQMLPEDNSKFRFDDLQENAIMVNGESDGIFNQNDYIVFYAKGPESWSHDSANNIFNHSINKYSKTSAYFITISLGPGKRITGIPSLSAPADFTATTFNDYAFYENDSLNLIKSGREFYGEVFDMTTSRSFSFNFPNIVGGSPIFMKTSSLARSVNIPTNFKIYANGTKILDYNISAVSSSYTSNYANVDTNSTTFSATSPLTIQINYFKNGNSNAVGWLDYIELNAVRSLTFSSGQMAFRNQQSIGKGVTEFIISNASAAVTVWDVTDFTEPKKINTTVNGSEISFRVQTDSLKEFVAFSGTSLYPISKQGRVDNQNLHGLGQYDMVIVSHPAFVSEAGRIANMHSENDNLTAVVVTPQAIYNEFSSGNQDITAIKDFVKMLYDRAGSNTELQPKFLLLMGDASYDYLNRVSDNTNYVPTYQTSNSLDPTSSFLTDDYFGFLDDTESGAYNNQLDISIGRIPVKSADEAKAVTDKILSYTAKYNLSNGGSSCSDFSNSISNFADWRNIVCFVADDADVPGENFMGQSENIAVFVDTVYNNINIDKIYMDAYTQVSTPGGQRYPDVTDAINKRVAKGALIINYIGHGGEIGWAHEAILGLTDINSWSNKNNLPFFVTATCEFSRFDDPARTSAGEFVLLNSGGGSIGLFTTTRLAFAGSNYSLNFNFFNNIFKKTSGIYPYIGDVIKSSKNAMGCSSPISNFSLLGDPALRLSYPKYNIVTTEINNHPVAGLSDTVKAMEKVSISGYVADNSGVKLTNYNGILYPSIFDKKTQLVSNGNDAGYPQSFSLQKNIIYKGKVSVNNGDFKFSFVVPKDIAYNFGKGRVSYYSQNNTEDANGYYENFIIGGTSNQEITDIDGPEIKIYFNDTKFVPGGITNKNPLLLAYLSDSAGLNTIGNGIGHDISAVLDDNTENTISLNDYYESDLDTYQSGIVKYPFTGLDEGTHKLLLKAWDIYNNSAEAEIDFIVAETADLALDHVLNYPNPFTTYTEFWFEHNQPCCGLEVLVQIFTVSGKLIKTINTTVATNGFRADPIPWDGRDDFGDPIGKGVYIYNLKVKNNNGQLAQKMEKLVILK, from the coding sequence TTGAAATTAACCTTTATAATGCTCAAAAGACACCTGATATTTTACTCCCTGTTGCTTATAGCTCTTTTCAATGTTTACCCTCAACAAAGACAAAGTCCTGATAAAAATACTGTGGTTTTAAAATGGAATGCCCCATTTAGCATGCAGTTGGCCGAAAATCTCAGCAGGCAATACCTGAATTTTGAGGGAGCCATATATCCGGATTCTACAGATATGCCATATTTTTTTGGTATCTACGAAACAAATACTAACAATTTATTACCTGTTGCAGAAATATCGGACGAAAAATTCGCTGAAGTCCCTGAAAGCGATAAAAATATTATAAAGAACTTCGAGAACTATTTAACAGAAAATATCAAAATACATTCTGAAATAAGCTATCGCAATAAAAAACAATATGTTACACTTTCTTTTCTTCCTTTTCGAAAAAACCCCGTTACAGGAAAAACAGAACGTTTGCTGTCATTTCGTTATCATATAAACTACAAAATGCCTAAAACCTCTGAACTACCCCTGAAAGCCAGGCCATATGCTTCCAATTCCGTGTTAAGCTCAGGTAATTGGTATATGTTTAAGGTTTACAAAACCGGTTTGCATATTATCACTTTTTCGGATCTGGAAGAGCTGGGATTGAATCCTTACAATCTTGATCCGAGAAACATAAGAATTTATGGTAACGGAGGCCAGATGCTCCCTGAAGATAACAGCAAATTCCGTTTTGATGATTTGCAGGAAAATGCCATAATGGTCAATGGGGAATCAGATGGTATTTTTAACCAGAACGATTATATTGTTTTTTATGCTAAAGGGCCGGAATCCTGGTCTCATGACAGTGCTAATAATATTTTTAATCATAGTATTAATAAATATTCTAAAACTTCAGCCTATTTTATTACAATTAGTCTGGGCCCGGGCAAGCGCATTACGGGAATACCTTCCCTGTCTGCCCCTGCCGACTTTACAGCAACTACATTTAATGATTATGCTTTTTATGAAAATGATTCACTCAACCTGATTAAATCCGGCAGGGAATTTTACGGGGAAGTTTTTGATATGACTACCAGCCGTTCATTTTCTTTTAACTTTCCAAACATTGTTGGGGGCAGCCCTATATTTATGAAAACTTCTTCCCTGGCACGTTCTGTTAACATCCCTACAAATTTCAAAATATACGCAAACGGCACCAAGATTCTTGATTATAATATTTCAGCTGTTTCATCGAGTTACACATCCAATTACGCTAATGTTGATACTAACAGCACAACTTTTTCGGCCACCAGCCCGCTAACTATCCAAATAAATTATTTTAAAAACGGCAATTCAAATGCGGTTGGCTGGCTTGATTACATTGAATTAAATGCCGTGCGTTCCCTTACATTTTCTTCCGGCCAGATGGCTTTCAGAAATCAACAAAGTATTGGGAAAGGAGTTACCGAATTTATTATCAGCAATGCTTCGGCAGCAGTTACTGTATGGGATGTTACTGATTTTACTGAGCCAAAAAAAATAAATACAACTGTAAATGGCTCTGAAATTTCATTCCGTGTACAGACAGATTCTTTAAAGGAGTTTGTTGCCTTTAGCGGGACATCTTTATATCCAATAAGCAAGCAAGGCAGAGTAGATAATCAGAATTTGCACGGACTTGGGCAATATGATATGGTGATTGTTTCACATCCGGCGTTTGTTTCTGAAGCCGGACGTATTGCCAATATGCACAGTGAAAATGATAACCTGACTGCTGTTGTTGTTACGCCACAGGCAATTTATAACGAGTTTTCTTCGGGCAATCAGGACATAACAGCCATCAAAGATTTTGTCAAGATGTTATACGACCGTGCAGGTTCTAATACGGAACTTCAGCCAAAATTTCTCCTGCTTATGGGAGATGCTTCTTATGATTATCTGAACCGGGTGAGCGACAATACAAATTATGTCCCTACATACCAAACATCCAATTCCCTGGACCCGACAAGTTCTTTTTTAACGGATGATTACTTTGGTTTTCTCGACGACACTGAGAGCGGAGCATATAATAACCAGCTGGATATCTCCATTGGCAGAATACCCGTTAAAAGTGCGGATGAAGCAAAAGCAGTTACAGACAAGATTTTAAGTTATACAGCAAAATACAACCTTTCAAATGGCGGCTCTTCATGCTCTGATTTTTCGAACAGCATCTCCAACTTTGCTGACTGGAGGAACATTGTATGTTTTGTTGCCGATGATGCAGATGTTCCAGGAGAAAATTTTATGGGGCAATCCGAAAACATTGCAGTATTTGTTGATACGGTTTACAACAACATCAACATTGACAAAATATACATGGATGCATACACACAGGTATCAACTCCGGGAGGGCAGCGTTATCCTGATGTTACAGATGCCATCAACAAACGTGTTGCCAAAGGAGCTTTGATTATCAATTATATTGGGCATGGCGGCGAAATAGGCTGGGCGCATGAAGCCATATTAGGATTAACAGATATTAACAGCTGGTCGAATAAAAATAACCTGCCTTTTTTCGTTACCGCCACCTGTGAGTTCAGCCGTTTTGACGACCCCGCTCGCACTTCAGCGGGGGAATTTGTGCTTTTAAATTCCGGAGGAGGCAGTATCGGACTTTTCACAACCACCCGCCTCGCTTTCGCCGGTTCAAATTATTCTCTGAACTTTAATTTTTTCAATAATATTTTCAAAAAAACGTCCGGAATATATCCTTATATCGGTGATGTTATTAAATCATCTAAAAACGCCATGGGATGTAGCTCCCCTATCAGCAATTTCAGCTTGCTTGGTGACCCGGCACTCAGGCTATCTTACCCAAAATACAATATTGTTACTACAGAAATAAACAACCATCCTGTTGCCGGTCTAAGCGATACCGTCAAAGCCATGGAAAAGGTAAGCATTTCAGGTTACGTTGCAGACAATTCAGGCGTAAAACTTACAAATTATAACGGAATACTATACCCGAGCATTTTTGATAAAAAAACGCAGCTGGTTTCAAATGGCAATGATGCCGGGTATCCGCAATCGTTCAGCCTTCAGAAAAATATTATTTACAAAGGAAAGGTCAGCGTAAATAACGGCGATTTCAAATTCAGTTTTGTTGTACCCAAAGATATCGCTTACAATTTCGGTAAAGGCAGGGTGAGTTATTATTCTCAGAATAATACTGAAGATGCTAATGGCTATTATGAAAACTTTATCATCGGCGGAACCAGCAATCAGGAAATCACCGACATTGACGGGCCGGAAATTAAAATCTATTTTAACGACACAAAATTTGTTCCTGGCGGTATTACCAATAAAAATCCTTTGTTGCTTGCGTATCTCAGCGACTCTGCCGGGCTGAACACCATCGGCAACGGAATCGGGCACGACATTTCTGCTGTACTGGATGATAATACCGAGAACACCATTTCGCTGAATGATTATTATGAATCTGACCTTGACACATATCAGAGCGGTATAGTAAAATACCCTTTTACAGGCCTTGACGAAGGAACCCATAAATTATTGTTAAAAGCATGGGATATCTATAACAACTCTGCTGAGGCAGAAATAGATTTTATTGTAGCAGAAACAGCCGATTTAGCCTTAGACCATGTTTTGAACTACCCTAATCCTTTTACAACCTACACAGAATTCTGGTTCGAACATAACCAGCCCTGCTGCGGACTTGAAGTGCTGGTACAGATATTTACCGTATCGGGCAAACTGATAAAAACCATCAACACCACTGTTGCCACTAATGGATTCAGGGCTGACCCCATACCCTGGGATGGTAGGGACGACTTCGGCGATCCTATCGGGAAAGGCGTATATATTTATAACCTAAAAGTTAAAAATAACAACGGCCAGCTTGCTCAGAAAATGGAGAAACTTGTTATTTTGAAATAA
- a CDS encoding bifunctional folylpolyglutamate synthase/dihydrofolate synthase codes for MFHRIGMAAYKANLDNTHALSNLTGKPEVNFPSIHIAGTNGKGSVSHMLASILQESGYKTGLYTSPHLKDFRERIRINGKMISKSRVVAFVTKYKKDFETINPSFFEMAFAIAMEYFSENKVDIAVVETGMGGRLDSTNIIRSILSVITYIGFDHTQFLGDTLKKIAVEKAGIIKSGVPVIIGKTQHHTKDIFEQKALEKNTEICFADNIYKVRNFNNGNGISFESIFDIYRHGKLMHKSLHCALGGSYQTENIQTVFAGLEHLIKQGYKILDEAIFKGLKNVVTNTGLQGRWQLLANKPLTICDTGHNHDGIKIVVRQLKKMKLRKLHIVFGMVNDKDISGILKLLPKDAVYYFCKADIPRGLDASILKSQAESFCLQGEAYNSVKHAYKEAMQQAHADDVIFIGGSIFVVAEVV; via the coding sequence ATGTTTCATCGCATCGGTATGGCAGCATACAAAGCCAACCTTGATAATACTCACGCATTAAGCAATCTGACTGGTAAGCCTGAGGTTAATTTCCCATCTATACACATAGCAGGCACTAACGGAAAAGGTTCAGTATCGCATATGTTGGCATCTATACTGCAGGAAAGCGGTTACAAAACAGGACTTTATACTTCGCCTCACCTGAAGGATTTCCGCGAACGTATCCGTATTAATGGAAAAATGATTTCCAAAAGCAGGGTGGTCGCTTTTGTGACAAAATATAAAAAAGATTTTGAAACTATCAACCCCTCTTTTTTTGAAATGGCTTTCGCCATCGCAATGGAATATTTTTCAGAAAATAAAGTTGATATTGCAGTCGTGGAAACAGGAATGGGGGGGAGGCTGGATTCTACAAATATTATCCGTTCCATTCTTTCTGTAATCACTTATATTGGTTTTGACCATACACAGTTTTTAGGCGACACACTGAAAAAAATTGCTGTAGAAAAAGCGGGCATCATTAAATCCGGAGTTCCGGTAATAATTGGTAAAACACAGCATCATACAAAAGATATTTTTGAGCAAAAGGCATTGGAGAAAAATACAGAAATATGTTTTGCCGACAACATATATAAAGTCAGGAATTTTAACAATGGAAATGGTATTTCATTTGAGAGCATTTTTGATATATACAGGCATGGTAAACTGATGCACAAAAGTTTGCATTGCGCGCTGGGAGGCAGCTATCAGACAGAAAATATTCAGACAGTTTTTGCTGGTTTGGAACATTTAATAAAACAGGGTTACAAAATTCTTGATGAAGCCATATTTAAAGGGCTTAAAAATGTAGTAACCAATACCGGCCTGCAAGGGCGTTGGCAGCTTCTTGCAAATAAACCGCTTACCATTTGCGATACAGGGCATAACCATGACGGGATAAAAATTGTTGTACGTCAATTGAAAAAAATGAAACTCAGAAAGCTGCACATTGTGTTCGGCATGGTGAATGATAAAGATATTTCAGGAATCCTGAAATTATTGCCAAAGGATGCTGTATATTATTTTTGTAAAGCGGATATTCCCCGTGGACTTGATGCTTCCATACTGAAATCCCAGGCCGAAAGTTTTTGTTTACAAGGTGAAGCTTATAATAGTGTTAAGCATGCATACAAAGAAGCGATGCAACAAGCACATGCTGATGATGTTATTTTTATAGGCGGTAGTATTTTTGTAGTTGCCGAAGTGGTTTGA